The following coding sequences lie in one Aquabacterium olei genomic window:
- a CDS encoding FKBP-type peptidyl-prolyl cis-trans isomerase encodes MPITTASGLQFEDTVVGDGAEAKAGNHVSVHYTGWLYQNGVQGAKFDSSKDRGQPFVFPLGAGHVIRGWDEGVQGMKVGGTRVLVIPAELGYGARGAGGVIPPNATLKFEVELLGV; translated from the coding sequence ATGCCCATCACCACTGCATCCGGCCTGCAATTCGAAGACACCGTCGTGGGCGACGGGGCCGAAGCGAAGGCTGGCAACCACGTTTCCGTGCACTACACGGGCTGGCTCTATCAGAACGGCGTTCAGGGCGCCAAGTTCGACTCCAGCAAGGACCGCGGCCAGCCGTTCGTGTTCCCGCTGGGCGCTGGGCACGTCATCCGCGGCTGGGACGAGGGTGTGCAGGGCATGAAGGTGGGCGGCACCCGCGTGCTGGTGATCCCGGCCGAGCTGGGCTACGGTGCGCGCGGTGCGGGCGGCGTGATCCCCCCGAACGCCACGCTGAAGTTCGAAGTCGAACTGCTGGGCGTCTGA
- the urtC gene encoding urea ABC transporter permease subunit UrtC: MSAVMTSPLPAAGVAVPRSALGPKGWTALMAAVITVVVLAPVLNMLVPAGSAFHLSDYAVALIGKIMCYAICALAMDLIWGYTGILSLGHGLFFALGGYGMGMYLMRQIGRDGSYGADIPDFMVFLDWKTVPWHWTLSESFIGQMLLVVLVPGLLAFVFGFFAFRSRIKGVYFSIITQAMTFAAMLLFFRNETGFGGNNGFTDFKRILDVPLAQPSTRMVLFVLTGLTLIGFYLMARWLVNTKFGRVLQAIRDAENRVMFCGYNPLAYKLTIWTISAVMCAIAGALYVPQVGIINPSEMSAAASIEIAIWTAVGGRATLIGPIIGAFFVNGAKSWFTVAFPEFWLYFLGLLFVVVTLFLPHGIVGGVKKLFNKQAEVKA, translated from the coding sequence ATGAGTGCAGTGATGACTTCCCCTTTGCCTGCGGCCGGTGTTGCGGTGCCCCGCAGCGCGCTGGGCCCCAAGGGCTGGACCGCCCTGATGGCCGCCGTGATCACGGTGGTCGTGCTGGCCCCGGTGCTCAACATGCTGGTGCCGGCCGGCTCGGCCTTCCACCTGTCGGACTACGCGGTCGCTCTGATCGGCAAGATCATGTGCTACGCCATCTGCGCGCTGGCCATGGACCTGATCTGGGGCTACACCGGCATCCTGTCGCTGGGCCACGGGCTGTTCTTTGCGCTGGGCGGCTACGGCATGGGCATGTACCTGATGCGCCAGATCGGCCGTGACGGCAGCTATGGCGCCGACATCCCGGACTTCATGGTCTTCCTGGACTGGAAGACGGTGCCCTGGCACTGGACGCTGAGCGAAAGCTTCATCGGGCAGATGCTGCTGGTGGTGCTGGTGCCGGGCCTGCTGGCCTTCGTGTTCGGCTTCTTCGCGTTCCGCAGCCGCATCAAGGGTGTGTATTTCTCGATCATCACGCAGGCGATGACGTTCGCGGCCATGCTGCTGTTCTTCCGCAATGAAACGGGTTTCGGCGGCAACAACGGCTTCACCGACTTCAAGCGCATCCTCGACGTCCCGCTGGCGCAGCCGTCCACCCGCATGGTGCTGTTCGTCCTCACCGGCCTGACGCTGATCGGCTTCTACCTGATGGCCCGCTGGCTGGTGAACACCAAGTTCGGCCGGGTGCTCCAGGCCATCCGCGATGCCGAGAACCGCGTCATGTTCTGCGGCTACAACCCGCTGGCCTACAAGCTCACCATCTGGACGATCTCGGCCGTGATGTGCGCCATTGCCGGTGCGCTGTATGTGCCCCAGGTCGGCATCATCAACCCCAGCGAGATGTCCGCGGCGGCCTCCATCGAGATCGCGATCTGGACCGCGGTGGGGGGGCGTGCCACGCTGATCGGCCCGATCATCGGCGCCTTCTTCGTCAACGGGGCCAAAAGCTGGTTCACCGTGGCCTTCCCCGAGTTCTGGCTGTATTTCCTGGGGCTGCTCTTCGTGGTGGTGACCCTGTTCCTGCCGCACGGCATCGTCGGCGGCGTCAAGAAGCTGTTCAACAAGCAAGCAGAGGTGAAGGCATGA
- the urtE gene encoding urea ABC transporter ATP-binding subunit UrtE, which produces MLKIEAVNQYYGGSHILRGLDFEAKVGEVTVILGRNGVGKTTLLKSLMGLVQIKSGSITLDGQAIDRLKPYERVRLGVGYVPQGREIFGRLTVAENLQMGLASKPGSTPLPEQLFELFPVLQQMLHRRGGDLSGGQQQQLAIARALAAGPKLLILDEPTEGIQPSIIKDIGRAIRKLADEGLNGQRMAIVLVEQFYDFAAELADQYLVMERGEVIRRGRGADMEADGVRQLMSI; this is translated from the coding sequence ATGCTGAAGATCGAAGCCGTCAACCAGTATTACGGTGGCTCGCACATCCTGCGCGGGCTGGATTTCGAGGCGAAGGTGGGCGAGGTGACCGTCATCCTGGGCCGCAACGGCGTGGGCAAGACCACGCTGCTCAAGAGCCTGATGGGCCTGGTGCAGATCAAGTCGGGCAGCATCACGCTGGATGGTCAGGCGATCGACCGCCTCAAGCCCTATGAGCGAGTGCGACTGGGCGTGGGGTATGTGCCCCAGGGCCGCGAGATCTTCGGGCGCCTCACGGTGGCCGAGAACCTGCAGATGGGCCTGGCGAGCAAGCCCGGCAGCACGCCGCTGCCCGAGCAACTGTTCGAGCTGTTTCCGGTGCTCCAGCAGATGCTGCACCGCCGCGGGGGCGACCTGTCGGGCGGGCAGCAGCAGCAACTGGCGATTGCCCGCGCGCTGGCTGCGGGCCCCAAGCTGCTGATCCTGGATGAGCCGACCGAGGGTATCCAGCCCAGCATCATCAAGGACATCGGGCGGGCCATCCGCAAGCTGGCCGATGAAGGGCTGAACGGCCAGCGCATGGCCATCGTGCTGGTCGAGCAGTTCTACGACTTCGCCGCAGAACTGGCCGACCAGTACCTGGTGATGGAACGCGGCGAAGTGATCCGCCGTGGTCGGGGCGCCGACATGGAAGCCGACGGCGTGCGCCAGCTGATGTCGATCTGA
- the urtD gene encoding urea ABC transporter ATP-binding protein UrtD, translating into MTPDLMEAGTQALARAYKTPTNAGESGGREASYGRVVDDPDQVDLAHGSILYLDDIEVSFDGFKALNKLSLDIAVGEMRCIIGPNGAGKTTMMDVITGKTRPDSGTAFFGSTIDLLKKRENEIAQIGIGRKFQKPTVFEHLSVFENLELALKADRGPRASVFFKLGSEQLDRIAAMLQLIHLKSQAQRTAGLLSHGQKQWLEIGMLLMQDPKLLLLDEPVAGMTDEETERTAELFLSLEGAHSLVVVEHDMKFIHELTTQGATAGKKKVTVLHEGSVLAEGTLAEVQANDKVVEVYLGR; encoded by the coding sequence ATGACCCCGGATCTGATGGAAGCGGGCACGCAGGCCCTGGCACGTGCTTACAAGACGCCCACCAATGCCGGCGAGTCAGGTGGCCGCGAGGCGAGCTACGGCCGCGTGGTGGACGATCCGGATCAGGTTGACCTGGCTCACGGGTCGATCCTGTATCTCGACGACATCGAGGTGAGCTTCGACGGCTTCAAGGCTCTCAACAAGCTGAGCCTGGACATTGCCGTGGGCGAGATGCGCTGCATCATCGGGCCCAACGGGGCGGGCAAGACCACGATGATGGACGTGATCACCGGGAAGACGCGGCCCGACAGCGGCACGGCCTTCTTCGGCTCGACCATCGACCTGTTGAAGAAGCGCGAGAACGAGATCGCTCAGATCGGCATTGGCCGCAAGTTTCAGAAGCCCACGGTGTTCGAGCACCTGAGCGTGTTCGAAAACCTCGAGTTGGCGCTGAAGGCCGATCGCGGCCCGCGCGCCTCGGTGTTCTTCAAGCTGGGCAGCGAACAGCTGGACCGCATTGCCGCCATGCTGCAGCTCATCCACCTGAAGAGCCAGGCTCAGCGTACCGCCGGCCTGCTGTCGCACGGCCAGAAACAGTGGCTGGAGATCGGCATGCTGCTGATGCAGGACCCCAAGCTGTTGCTGCTCGATGAGCCCGTGGCCGGCATGACCGATGAAGAAACCGAGCGCACCGCCGAACTCTTCCTCTCGCTGGAAGGGGCCCATTCGCTGGTGGTGGTCGAGCACGACATGAAGTTCATCCACGAGCTCACCACGCAGGGCGCGACTGCCGGCAAGAAAAAGGTGACGGTGCTGCATGAGGGCAGCGTGCTGGCCGAAGGCACGCTCGCCGAGGTGCAGGCCAACGACAAGGTCGTCGAGGTCTACCTCGGACGCTGA
- a CDS encoding response regulator — MNAPTPLPEQAHNTVIGRLQSLTPRQMQVCELVVEGLTNKEIAERLDITVHTVKVHRAEVMRQMAVDSVAELVRAVMAPQPLEGGAPLIDVARPLRVIVVEDQDLLRQLMTRSLNQFGHHAVGVRNGYELADEWARGAADILVVDIELGTQENGLDLTARFRQENGCGVIIVSAHGRTDDRIAGLERGADAFFVKPVSFKELHAAITNLGKRLRKA, encoded by the coding sequence ATGAACGCGCCCACTCCTCTGCCCGAACAGGCCCACAACACCGTCATCGGACGTCTGCAGTCGCTCACCCCACGCCAGATGCAGGTCTGCGAGCTGGTCGTCGAAGGGCTGACGAACAAGGAAATTGCCGAGCGGCTGGACATCACGGTGCACACCGTGAAGGTCCACCGCGCCGAAGTGATGCGCCAGATGGCCGTCGATTCGGTCGCCGAGCTGGTGCGCGCCGTCATGGCGCCTCAGCCCCTGGAGGGAGGCGCCCCCCTCATTGACGTGGCTCGCCCGCTGCGCGTGATCGTCGTTGAAGACCAGGATCTGCTGCGCCAGCTGATGACCCGCAGCCTGAACCAGTTCGGGCACCACGCGGTGGGCGTGCGCAACGGCTACGAACTGGCCGACGAATGGGCCCGTGGCGCGGCCGACATCCTGGTGGTCGACATCGAACTGGGCACGCAGGAAAACGGGCTCGACCTCACCGCCCGCTTCCGCCAGGAAAACGGCTGCGGTGTCATCATCGTGTCAGCCCATGGTCGCACCGACGACCGCATCGCCGGACTCGAGCGCGGTGCCGATGCGTTCTTCGTGAAGCCCGTGAGCTTCAAGGAACTGCACGCGGCCATCACCAACCTGGGCAAGCGGCTGCGCAAGGCCTGA